Proteins encoded by one window of Synechococcus sp. MVIR-18-1:
- a CDS encoding ribose-phosphate pyrophosphokinase, whose product MTSFLTAARAEQEKLQHDTRRLRLFSGTSNPALAREIAAYLGVPDGPKVCKRFADGELYVQIQESIRGCDVFLIQPTCAPVNDNLMELLIMVDACRRASARQITAVVPYYGYARADRKTAGRESIAAKLTANLLVKSGVDRVLAMDLHSAQTQGYFDIPCDHIYGSPVLVDHLAAQDLGEVVVVSPDVGGVARARAFAKQMNGAPLAIIDKRRTGHNMAESLTVIGDVSGRTAILIDDMIDTGGTICSGAKLLREQGATGVIACATHPVFSPPAIERLSVDGLFEQVVVTNSIPIASNHTFPQLHVLSVANMLGEAIWRIHEESSVSSMFR is encoded by the coding sequence GTGACAAGTTTTCTCACCGCTGCCCGAGCCGAGCAAGAGAAGTTGCAGCACGACACTCGACGTCTTCGCCTGTTTAGCGGCACCTCCAATCCCGCACTCGCCCGCGAAATTGCGGCCTACCTTGGTGTCCCCGATGGCCCGAAGGTCTGTAAGCGCTTTGCCGACGGTGAGCTTTATGTGCAAATTCAGGAATCGATTCGCGGCTGCGATGTCTTCCTGATCCAACCCACCTGCGCTCCGGTGAACGACAACCTGATGGAGCTGCTGATCATGGTTGATGCCTGCAGACGGGCATCGGCACGACAGATCACCGCAGTGGTTCCCTACTACGGCTATGCACGCGCAGACCGCAAAACAGCCGGTCGGGAATCGATTGCTGCCAAGCTCACCGCCAATTTGCTCGTCAAATCAGGAGTCGATCGGGTGCTGGCAATGGATCTGCACTCAGCTCAGACCCAGGGGTATTTCGACATTCCCTGTGATCACATTTACGGTTCTCCCGTGCTTGTGGATCACCTCGCCGCCCAAGACCTGGGAGAGGTGGTTGTGGTGTCTCCTGACGTGGGTGGTGTGGCCCGAGCCAGGGCCTTTGCTAAACAAATGAACGGTGCGCCTCTCGCCATCATCGATAAGCGCCGAACTGGTCACAACATGGCTGAAAGCCTCACCGTGATTGGCGATGTGAGCGGTCGCACGGCGATCCTGATCGACGACATGATCGATACCGGAGGCACGATCTGCTCTGGTGCCAAGTTGCTGAGAGAGCAAGGCGCTACTGGTGTCATTGCTTGTGCCACCCATCCCGTTTTCTCTCCACCAGCGATCGAGCGATTGTCTGTTGATGGACTGTTCGAACAGGTCGTGGTCACCAACAGCATTCCAATCGCATCCAATCACACCTTTCCCCAGCTGCATGTGCTGTCTGTCGCCAACATGCTCGGCGAAGCGATCTGGCGCATCCATGAGGAAAGTTCTGTCAGCTCGATGTTCCGCTAA
- a CDS encoding LCP family protein produces MSEDSQKKPAKGWLGDRPGRSILRISAALLGIALAGTALATIWPKPDPDGADVQSSEGPLALAPLPEQAVMVLVVGLDADTLNAPSNNAAPQGPANADSLMLVNISTKQPVQILQLPTELAVQLPGIEEMQALSKTWQHGGIALTSDVVGELIDLPTNKPDRYLILSRQGLRRVVEGLGDVEVTLNQTYKYEDKSQGYSVNLQAGLQTLNGAQAEQLARHKPKANNDHQRRLRQQLLLQGVHQQLSEIDAVTVVPELLNVFSNQVTTDISSTEMLSLIAAAISAPSPPVITELPLAPRVGQQMLRELKPDLSLPIWPDQN; encoded by the coding sequence TTGAGTGAGGACTCGCAGAAAAAGCCAGCCAAGGGCTGGTTGGGCGACCGCCCCGGACGCAGCATTCTGCGAATCAGTGCTGCATTGCTGGGCATTGCCTTAGCGGGCACAGCGCTTGCGACGATCTGGCCCAAACCAGACCCTGACGGCGCCGATGTGCAGTCGTCCGAGGGGCCGTTAGCCCTCGCGCCTCTGCCCGAACAAGCCGTGATGGTGTTGGTTGTTGGCCTCGATGCAGACACCTTGAATGCCCCCTCCAACAACGCAGCACCTCAAGGGCCTGCCAATGCCGACAGCTTGATGCTGGTGAATATCAGTACGAAACAGCCTGTTCAGATTCTGCAGTTGCCGACAGAACTGGCCGTTCAACTGCCAGGAATCGAGGAGATGCAAGCTCTTTCTAAAACGTGGCAACACGGTGGAATCGCTCTCACCTCTGACGTCGTTGGCGAGCTGATCGATCTACCGACGAACAAGCCAGATCGCTACTTAATCCTCTCCAGACAAGGCTTGCGCAGAGTTGTGGAAGGACTTGGAGACGTCGAAGTTACCCTCAACCAAACCTATAAGTACGAGGACAAGTCCCAGGGCTACAGCGTGAACCTGCAGGCCGGTCTGCAAACACTCAACGGTGCTCAGGCAGAACAACTCGCACGTCACAAACCCAAGGCCAATAACGACCATCAGCGCAGATTGAGGCAACAGCTGCTGCTCCAAGGCGTGCATCAGCAGTTATCGGAAATCGATGCAGTCACCGTGGTGCCCGAGCTGCTGAATGTGTTTTCCAATCAAGTCACAACGGATATCAGCAGCACAGAGATGCTCAGCCTGATTGCTGCTGCGATCAGTGCGCCCTCACCACCAGTAATTACGGAGCTTCCTCTTGCACCTCGGGTCGGTCAGCAGATGCTGCGCGAATTGAAGCCAGATCTCAGCCTGCCAATTTGGCCAGATCAGAACTGA
- a CDS encoding NAD(P)H-binding protein has protein sequence MKDSRFSVGPDRPSHDVLPPLLPRHDFRERSPDQVRVAVFGATGYIGRFVVKELVERGYQVMAFARESSGIGGRKGQADVVADFPGAEVRFGDVTNPASLATHAFNEPTDVVISCLASRTGGKKDSWAIDYEANLNTYNEGRKAGVAHFVMLSAICVQKPILEFQKAKLAFETRLQEDAEITHTIVRPTAFFKSIAGQFESCRKGAPYVMFGNGELTSCKPISEKDLACFLANCVNETDKVNQTLPIGGPGPALSARTQGEMLFKTLGRAPRMLSLPMAVMKAPTALLEKVATLVPAVEDTAEFARIGCYYASESMLVWDKKRDCYDPNATPSFGEDTLEQFFARVYKEGMAGQELGDAALF, from the coding sequence ATGAAAGATTCACGCTTTAGCGTTGGTCCAGATCGACCGAGTCACGACGTGCTCCCCCCCCTGTTACCGCGCCATGATTTTCGAGAACGCTCTCCAGATCAAGTGAGGGTGGCCGTTTTCGGGGCCACCGGATACATCGGACGATTTGTCGTGAAAGAGCTGGTAGAGCGTGGATATCAGGTGATGGCATTCGCCCGCGAATCCAGTGGAATCGGAGGACGAAAAGGTCAAGCCGATGTGGTGGCCGATTTCCCCGGTGCAGAGGTGAGATTTGGCGATGTCACCAATCCGGCGTCACTAGCAACCCATGCCTTCAACGAGCCCACCGATGTGGTGATTTCTTGCCTTGCATCAAGAACGGGCGGCAAGAAGGATTCATGGGCGATTGATTATGAAGCCAACCTAAACACCTACAACGAGGGACGGAAGGCTGGGGTAGCGCATTTCGTGATGCTTTCAGCCATCTGTGTACAGAAGCCAATTCTAGAATTCCAAAAAGCGAAGCTTGCCTTCGAAACTAGGCTTCAGGAAGACGCAGAAATCACCCACACGATCGTTCGGCCCACAGCCTTTTTCAAAAGCATTGCAGGCCAATTTGAGAGCTGCAGAAAAGGTGCACCTTATGTGATGTTTGGCAATGGAGAGCTAACAAGTTGCAAGCCAATCAGTGAAAAAGACCTTGCATGCTTCTTGGCCAATTGTGTCAATGAAACCGATAAAGTGAACCAAACCTTGCCCATCGGAGGGCCTGGCCCAGCCCTCAGCGCTCGCACACAAGGAGAAATGCTCTTTAAAACACTAGGTCGCGCGCCCAGGATGCTTTCGTTACCAATGGCAGTGATGAAGGCACCCACTGCACTTTTAGAAAAAGTGGCAACGCTCGTACCAGCTGTCGAAGACACCGCCGAGTTTGCCCGTATCGGTTGCTATTACGCCAGTGAATCTATGTTGGTTTGGGATAAGAAGCGTGATTGCTACGACCCCAACGCAACCCCTTCGTTTGGAGAAGACACCCTCGAACAGTTTTTCGCAAGAGTCTACAAAGAAGGAATGGCTGGACAAGAATTAGGGGATGCTGCTCTTTTTTAA
- the malQ gene encoding 4-alpha-glucanotransferase produces MVNQSRSERDRRVGVLLHPTALPDSPVCGSFGRPAREWIKALAGHGVSVWQILPLAPPDGTGSPYSSPSSFALNPWLLDAEDLAEESFLASSALESLPGADAKAEATSVLDFQLADARASALGRALAAHWPQQSSSRKQQFERWRVDQTHWLTDHVNFVVLRDQHNGLPWWSWPHPLAVQQPAALAQWRLHHGEALLEQELLQWHLDRQWQRLRVQARDLNIEILGDLPFYVARDSADVWSHRSLFSIAADGRLRLQSGVPPDYFSETGQLWGTPVYSWARHRRTGFRWWRNRLKRQWRLADRLRLDHFRALAGFWAVPGDDDTAQNGEWQRSPGHELLRLLRRDAGGTLPIVAEDLGVITPDVERLRDRFRLPGMKVLQFAFDGNPRNPYLPCNIKGRRWVVYTGTHDNPTTIGWWQRLDESSRRQVGELLGCHVEAPGWQLMELGMATSAELVVSPLQDLLHLDDQARFNTPGTVGGNWCWRMGAFDEALQGALKGYGERAATWGR; encoded by the coding sequence ATGGTTAATCAATCCAGAAGCGAAAGGGATCGGCGGGTTGGTGTCCTCCTTCATCCAACGGCTTTGCCAGATTCACCTGTGTGTGGAAGCTTTGGACGGCCTGCCCGCGAATGGATAAAGGCTTTGGCGGGCCATGGTGTGTCCGTCTGGCAGATTTTGCCCCTTGCTCCGCCGGATGGCACAGGGTCGCCCTACAGCTCACCCTCCAGTTTTGCCTTGAATCCGTGGCTCCTAGATGCCGAAGATTTGGCAGAGGAGAGCTTTTTGGCGTCCAGTGCTCTCGAGAGTCTTCCTGGAGCTGATGCCAAGGCGGAAGCCACCTCTGTGCTGGATTTCCAGCTGGCCGACGCGCGTGCTTCTGCACTGGGCCGAGCCCTTGCCGCCCATTGGCCTCAGCAATCCTCTTCGCGCAAACAACAATTTGAACGCTGGAGGGTTGACCAAACCCATTGGCTGACCGATCACGTCAATTTCGTGGTGCTGCGCGATCAACACAACGGTTTGCCTTGGTGGTCTTGGCCCCATCCGCTCGCAGTTCAACAACCTGCTGCCTTAGCTCAGTGGCGGCTCCATCATGGTGAGGCCTTGCTGGAGCAGGAACTTCTCCAGTGGCATCTCGATCGACAGTGGCAACGCCTGCGCGTGCAAGCTCGGGATTTGAACATCGAGATTCTTGGAGATCTGCCCTTTTATGTGGCTCGCGATAGCGCCGATGTTTGGAGCCATCGATCCTTGTTTTCGATTGCTGCCGATGGACGTTTACGGCTGCAGAGTGGCGTTCCACCCGACTATTTCTCAGAGACTGGTCAGCTCTGGGGGACGCCTGTTTACAGCTGGGCGCGTCATCGGCGTACTGGATTTCGTTGGTGGCGGAATCGCTTGAAGCGGCAGTGGAGACTTGCCGATCGGTTGCGTCTGGATCATTTCCGTGCTCTGGCTGGCTTTTGGGCGGTCCCTGGCGATGACGACACGGCTCAAAATGGGGAGTGGCAGCGCTCACCCGGCCATGAATTGCTGCGGCTTCTGCGTCGCGACGCGGGTGGGACGCTTCCCATCGTTGCCGAAGATCTTGGCGTGATCACCCCAGATGTGGAACGGCTTCGTGATCGCTTTCGTCTACCGGGAATGAAGGTGCTGCAGTTCGCTTTTGATGGCAATCCCCGTAACCCCTATTTGCCATGCAATATCAAAGGTCGCAGGTGGGTGGTGTACACCGGTACTCATGACAACCCCACGACGATTGGGTGGTGGCAGCGACTTGATGAATCCTCTCGGCGCCAGGTGGGCGAGTTGCTTGGGTGTCATGTGGAAGCACCCGGATGGCAATTGATGGAGCTCGGGATGGCAACGTCTGCTGAGCTTGTGGTGTCTCCCTTACAGGATTTGCTGCATTTGGATGATCAAGCACGATTCAATACTCCAGGCACGGTTGGCGGCAATTGGTGCTGGAGGATGGGCGCTTTTGATGAGGCCTTGCAAGGGGCTCTCAAGGGTTATGGCGAGAGAGCTGCGACCTGGGGCAGGTGA
- a CDS encoding RodZ family helix-turn-helix domain-containing protein, with amino-acid sequence MKFPLPWRRHNNRQHAPTSLESRNNSLEEAGQLLREQRERKGLSMRDLSKEVRITTPVLEALERGWQDRLPEAAYLVAMLQRLETYLDLPSNSLSAALPNRPGSNRLATNGRGTRFTLGSIDIFTTWQGSVVYGAVMICSILALNHQQRHLINLNAFSPKPIPINTPLDSDQILKGLRPLEEELTASLGQLDLPLDQPTRPGVLEINLNQPRQISLSSEGGDRTNLQGATGTVTLQLLPPVDLSINPPPGEADSVRWNGQALTPKTNQPGSYHLPQVAALSP; translated from the coding sequence ATGAAGTTTCCCCTCCCTTGGCGACGTCACAACAACAGGCAACACGCTCCAACCTCGCTTGAGAGCCGCAACAACTCCTTAGAGGAGGCAGGTCAGCTGCTGCGCGAACAAAGAGAACGAAAAGGTCTCAGCATGCGAGACCTTTCAAAAGAAGTGAGAATCACAACGCCGGTCCTAGAAGCCCTCGAACGCGGCTGGCAAGACCGCTTACCAGAAGCCGCCTATCTCGTGGCGATGTTGCAGCGCTTGGAGACCTACTTAGACCTTCCAAGCAACAGCCTTAGTGCAGCCCTGCCTAACAGACCAGGATCGAATCGATTGGCGACCAATGGTCGAGGCACGCGCTTCACTCTCGGCAGCATCGATATCTTCACCACATGGCAAGGGAGCGTGGTGTACGGCGCTGTGATGATCTGCTCGATTCTGGCTCTGAACCATCAACAAAGACATCTGATCAATCTCAACGCCTTCTCTCCAAAGCCCATCCCGATCAATACACCCCTGGACTCAGACCAAATCTTGAAGGGATTGCGCCCGCTGGAGGAGGAGCTCACAGCCAGCCTCGGACAGCTCGATCTCCCTCTCGATCAACCAACAAGACCAGGCGTTCTCGAAATCAACCTCAACCAACCACGGCAGATCAGCCTGAGCAGTGAAGGAGGAGATCGAACCAACCTTCAAGGCGCTACCGGAACAGTGACCTTGCAGCTCTTACCCCCAGTTGACCTCAGCATCAACCCTCCACCAGGAGAGGCAGACTCCGTGCGCTGGAACGGACAGGCCCTCACTCCAAAAACCAATCAACCTGGTTCTTATCACCTGCCCCAGGTCGCAGCTCTCTCGCCATAA
- a CDS encoding pseudouridine synthase translates to MTRQRLQKLIAAAGVCSRRHAEDLLREGRVKVNQVTAGLGDQADPNIDRIEVDGRPLSQPSSPKLILLNKPPGVISSCSDPQGRQTVLDLIPKSLRRGLHPVGRLDGDSRGALLLTNQGAITLQLTHPRYSHRKTYKVQVRGKPTTTALNRWCNGVELDGIPTQPAEVSLLKQGANQTLLKVILREGRNRQIRRVAEALGHPVLDLQRTAIASIDLGSLPEGHWRELTRSEWTSIRLERNECPS, encoded by the coding sequence GTGACCCGCCAACGGCTGCAAAAACTGATCGCAGCTGCAGGAGTCTGTTCGCGACGACACGCTGAGGACCTGTTGCGCGAAGGCAGGGTCAAGGTGAATCAAGTCACAGCTGGACTTGGCGACCAAGCCGATCCGAACATCGACCGCATCGAGGTGGATGGCCGTCCCCTATCTCAACCATCGAGCCCCAAGCTGATCCTGCTCAACAAACCCCCCGGTGTGATCAGCAGCTGCAGTGATCCTCAAGGACGCCAAACGGTTCTCGATCTCATTCCAAAGTCGCTCAGGCGAGGCCTCCACCCTGTTGGTCGGCTGGATGGAGACAGCCGCGGAGCTCTGCTTTTAACCAATCAAGGTGCAATCACCTTGCAGCTCACCCATCCCCGCTACTCGCACCGCAAGACTTACAAGGTTCAGGTGAGAGGTAAGCCCACCACCACCGCACTGAATCGCTGGTGCAACGGTGTGGAACTGGATGGCATACCCACACAACCAGCAGAGGTCTCACTGCTGAAACAAGGAGCGAACCAAACCCTTTTAAAAGTGATCCTCAGGGAGGGCAGGAATCGCCAAATCCGCAGGGTGGCAGAGGCCCTTGGCCACCCGGTGCTTGATCTTCAACGAACAGCCATCGCCTCCATTGATCTCGGTTCTTTACCTGAGGGCCACTGGCGAGAGTTAACACGTTCAGAATGGACTTCCATCCGTTTAGAGCGGAACGAGTGCCCCTCATAA
- a CDS encoding RpoD/SigA family RNA polymerase sigma factor, protein MAPLALLPDADLVRSYLRDIGRVPLLSHQQEITLGRQVQELMDLEALEAELKDQRGGEEVAREEVAKAAGVSAAQLKRKLQAGRRAKERMVAANLRLVVSVAKKYTKRNMELLDLIQEGTIGLVRGVEKFDPTRGYKFSTYAYWWIRQGITRAIAEKSRTIRLPIHITEMLNKLKKGQRELSQELGRTPSVTELASFVELPEDEVKDLMCRARQPVSLEMKVGDGDDTELLELLAGDGELPSEQVEGECLKGDLRDLLSQLPELQGKVLRMRYGMDGEEPMSLTGIAKSMKMSRDRTRRLEREGLEMLRQGDAQLQAYVLV, encoded by the coding sequence ATGGCGCCCTTGGCTCTGCTCCCCGATGCGGACCTCGTGCGTTCGTACCTGCGAGACATCGGCCGTGTGCCGTTGTTGAGTCACCAACAGGAGATCACGCTGGGCCGTCAGGTTCAGGAGTTGATGGATTTAGAGGCGCTAGAAGCAGAACTCAAGGATCAGCGCGGCGGAGAAGAGGTCGCCAGAGAAGAGGTTGCGAAAGCTGCTGGTGTGAGTGCAGCGCAACTGAAGCGCAAGCTGCAGGCCGGTCGCCGCGCCAAGGAGCGCATGGTTGCTGCCAATTTGCGGTTGGTGGTGAGCGTCGCCAAGAAATACACCAAGCGGAATATGGAACTGCTGGATTTAATCCAGGAGGGAACGATCGGTTTGGTGCGTGGTGTGGAGAAATTTGATCCCACCCGGGGCTACAAATTCAGTACTTATGCGTACTGGTGGATTCGCCAAGGGATTACCCGTGCGATTGCGGAAAAGAGCCGCACGATTCGCCTACCGATTCACATCACCGAGATGTTGAACAAGCTGAAAAAGGGTCAACGGGAATTAAGCCAAGAGCTGGGCCGCACCCCATCGGTGACGGAATTGGCGTCATTTGTGGAACTACCAGAAGATGAGGTGAAGGACTTGATGTGCCGGGCCCGCCAGCCAGTGAGCTTGGAGATGAAGGTGGGTGATGGTGATGACACCGAACTGCTGGAGCTGCTAGCCGGTGATGGAGAGCTGCCATCAGAACAGGTGGAAGGGGAATGCCTGAAGGGAGACCTGCGCGATCTGTTGAGCCAGCTGCCTGAATTGCAGGGGAAAGTGTTGCGGATGCGCTATGGGATGGATGGAGAGGAGCCGATGAGCCTCACGGGTATTGCCAAATCGATGAAGATGAGTCGCGATCGGACCCGAAGACTTGAACGTGAAGGACTAGAGATGTTGCGCCAGGGTGATGCACAACTCCAGGCCTATGTACTTGTTTAA